The Gemmatimonadota bacterium genomic interval GATGTAGCTGCCGAACGGGAAGGTGAGGTTCGGCGGGTCGTAGTAGTCGACCGCCTCGAGCCCCGCCTCCATCCCCTGCGGGTGGTTGGTGTAGGCCGCGAACGCGATCTCCTGGATCGTCTTGGCCTTCTGCGGCGCGCCCTTCACGAAGAACTTCCCCGTCTCCCACTCGAGGTCGTCCTCGCTCACCTCGAGCAGGTGCGCCGCGATCTTCCTGGCCTTGTCGCGGATCTTGCGCGCCGCCATCGCCGCCGCCGCACCCGCCGTGGGCGTCGAGCGGCTGGCGTACGTGCCGAGGCCGTAGGGCGCCGTGTCGGTGTCGCCCTCCTCCACCTCGACGTGCGCCGCGGGGATCCCCAGCTCCTCGGCCACGATCTGGGCGTACGTCGTCTCGTGCCCCTGGCCCTGCGATTTCGTGCCGAACCGCGCGGTCGCCTTGGCCGTCGGGTGGATCCGGATCTCCGCCGAGTCGAACATCTTGATGCCGAGGATGTCGTACGTGTGGGAGGGCCCCGCGCCCACTATCTCGGTGAAGCTCGAAATCCCGATCCCCATCAGTTCCCCGCGCTTCCGCTTTTCGGCCTGCTCCTTCCGGAGATCGGCGTAGCCGATCAGGTCCATCGCCTTCCGGAGCGCGCCCTGGTAATTGCCGCTGTCGTACTCCCAGCCGAGCGGGGACTTGTAGGGGAAGCGGTCGGCCGGGATGAAGTTCTTCATCCGCAGCTCCGCCGGATCCATCTTCAGCTCGTGCGCCAGCACGTCGGTCATCCGCTCGATGGCGTGCACCGCCTCCGTCACCCGGAACGAGCAGCGGTACGCGATGCCGCCCGGCGGCTTGTTAGTGTAGACGCCGTCCACCTCGGCGAAGGCGTGTTGCAGGTCGTACGACCCCGTGCAGATCGAGAACAGCCCGGCCGGGAACTTGGACGGGTTGGCTGCCGCGTCGGCGTAGCCGTGATCGGCCACGGTCCTGATGCGGAGCGCCCTCATGGTACCGTCCTTCTTGGCGCCGATCTCCGCCGTCATGTGGTAGTCGCGCGCGAACGAGTCCGCCTGGAGGTTCTCCATGCGGTCCTCGATCCACTTGATCGGCTTGCCGGTCACGACCGAGGCCGCGATGGCGATCACGTACCCGGGGTAGACCGGCACCTTCCCACCGAACCCGCCGCCGATGTCGGGCGAGATGATCCGGATCTTCTCCTCCGAGAGGCCGACATGCCCCGCCACCAGCGCCACGACCGTGCGGATGGCGTGCGGAGCCTGCGTCGTCATGTAGACCGTGAGCTTGCCGGTGGTCGGATTGAAATCGGCCACGCACCCGCACGTCTCGATGGACGCCACGTGAATGCGCGGCAGGTAGATGTCCTGCTTCACGACCACGTCCGACGAGGCCAGCGCCTTGGCCGTCCCGTCCTTGTCGCCCACCTCCCAGTGGAAGATGCGGTTGTCCTTCTTGTCCTTCTTGTCCGTGCGGAGCACGGGCGCGCCGGGTTCCAGGGCCTTGAAGGGATCGACAACCACGGGAAGCGGATCGTAGTCGACCTCGACCGCCGCCACCCCGTCGGCCGCCGCGTAGCGCGACGTCGCGACCACCGCCGCCACCTCCTGCGCCTGATACATCACCGTGTCGATCGGCAGCACCATCTGCGTATCCGACATCAGGGTCGGCATCCAGTGCAGGTTGTACTGCTCCAGCGTCTTCCCAGTGATTACCGCCGCGACGCCGGGCACCTTCAGGGCCGCGTCCGTATCGATGTTGGTGATCTTGGCGTGGGCGAACGGGCTGCGCACGATGTCCAGATACAGCATGCCGGGGAGCTGGATGTCGTCGACGTACCGCCCCTGTCCCCGGATGAAGCGCGGGTCCTCCTTACGCTTCATCGCGTGCCCCATTCCGCTGACCTCCGCCGATGTCTTGGGCGCCATCGTTCCCTCTCCTACTTGAGGTTGGCGGCCGCGTGCTGCACCGCCTTGACGATGTTCACGTATCCGGTGCACCGGCAGAGATTGCCGGAAATGGCCTGCCGGATCTCGGCCTCACTCGGGTTCGGATTGCGCTGCAGCAACGCGTAGCTCGTCATCATCATGCCGGGCGTGCAGAAGCCGCACTGGAGTCCGT includes:
- a CDS encoding carbon-monoxide dehydrogenase large subunit gives rise to the protein MAPKTSAEVSGMGHAMKRKEDPRFIRGQGRYVDDIQLPGMLYLDIVRSPFAHAKITNIDTDAALKVPGVAAVITGKTLEQYNLHWMPTLMSDTQMVLPIDTVMYQAQEVAAVVATSRYAAADGVAAVEVDYDPLPVVVDPFKALEPGAPVLRTDKKDKKDNRIFHWEVGDKDGTAKALASSDVVVKQDIYLPRIHVASIETCGCVADFNPTTGKLTVYMTTQAPHAIRTVVALVAGHVGLSEEKIRIISPDIGGGFGGKVPVYPGYVIAIAASVVTGKPIKWIEDRMENLQADSFARDYHMTAEIGAKKDGTMRALRIRTVADHGYADAAANPSKFPAGLFSICTGSYDLQHAFAEVDGVYTNKPPGGIAYRCSFRVTEAVHAIERMTDVLAHELKMDPAELRMKNFIPADRFPYKSPLGWEYDSGNYQGALRKAMDLIGYADLRKEQAEKRKRGELMGIGISSFTEIVGAGPSHTYDILGIKMFDSAEIRIHPTAKATARFGTKSQGQGHETTYAQIVAEELGIPAAHVEVEEGDTDTAPYGLGTYASRSTPTAGAAAAMAARKIRDKARKIAAHLLEVSEDDLEWETGKFFVKGAPQKAKTIQEIAFAAYTNHPQGMEAGLEAVDYYDPPNLTFPFGSYI